One Glycine max cultivar Williams 82 chromosome 8, Glycine_max_v4.0, whole genome shotgun sequence genomic window, catatataaatatttaaattactttatttcaatataaatttaattatctattatAATCATTTATAGTCAAAATTAAGTCCTTTACGAGAATATGTTCTCACCTAATAtgctttctttatatatatgtatgtatgatcATTGCAGATACATATATGCTGCATTAATCTGTGATCTTAAGGATGAGAAAGAGAATAATATGCCGTCTTAATCTCATCTTGAAAGCATGAGTTGGAAGGCAaacatactatatatatatatatcaaaaacaCAACGAGGGGGTTGACCGAAAAAGTAACTTGCATGAAAATCTGACCAACAGAATGGAATGTCGATTTTATGTGTCTTGCAGCCTCGCATGATCTATATTTAAGGCAATTTGATAACGCATACTATGAACGTATATAAGATTTTGCGTAGTGTGGACTACAAATTCAATTAAACAAATCGGTTTCTCAATGAAAAGTTGTGATGCATGTTCGATACATTTGACACTCATGCTTGTGTTTTTTCCTGTCAGTTTGGCACGAAAAGTCTAAGACCATTATTCTATTTGTAACATGTACCTTGGTTTTGTTGTTTTGTGGATGGCAAATACAGACAAAATAGGTACTCGACAATGAAAAcctagaaattatatatatatatatatatatatatatatatatatatatatatatatccttctCAATTTCATTGCCAAGCAACATGTACAAATGAATACCAAACTCAACCGCTAACAAAACTCTAGTAAAAGATTGGCctttgtggaaagaaaaaaaacatgtcaAAGTAAATAGGACAGGTAATttgtaatatttgaaaaaaaatccaatatttttatatttgttattgtaAGAAAATGAATATAGATTAAAAAGATCACATTAATTTGCAATAAATCATCAGCTTTGGAGACAAGTTATTTATTAAAACGAATTttacaaaatcttatttttcagGAAAAATGAACTGTAGGTTTTTTGAAGTTCTTCCATAAAATTGACCCACAAAATAAGCCAATCCAATAATACACTGATAAAGATCAAATGAGATCAACAATGAGACTGAAATACTTCCCAATCtttttagaacaaaaagaaaagaaaataagagaagtgTTTGAGGCTTTTCCATTCGAGGAgggaagttttaaaaataagagaagatTTAAAAGGGTTACAGCtaaaaagaaatcaattttttatgtcaatcttaaaacattacaaaaaaaaaaaaaaaagaggataaGCAAGCGAAGTTTCTTTaccaattttttaattcattcagtCTTCAAAAATTTCAACTGTTTTGTAAATGTTTTCATCATGCTAAAATTGAGTATGGCATCATCGGCTAATGCAAATGATAAACGAGTGGGGTGAACACCTAATCATTGTATATATATAGATCTTAATTTTTCTCCTATAGGTCAGATCTAGTAATTTTAAGGGCATGCATGGATATTATGATGTAGGTTCTATATGTGTTGCTTCGTTTTCTCTAAGGATTCAAACctttttttagtaattattaGGCAACAAGTAGTAGTGGTGTTCGATGATGAAGTGTGCATGAAGGATTGTAAAGTTCTGGCTCGACACACTATAATGCGCACATTCTAATAATATCACTTAATGAATATATAGCCTCGTGCACATGTTTCATAATGAGCGTAGATCATGAGTATCTGAAAGTACACCTAAATCCCCAACCGAATTCAATACTAGTTCTGTACTTTATACCGCGTATCATTAAGTTTCGAAAAACTTAACATGCACAATCTCAAGAGTATATGttgaataactattttaatactAGGGTTATAGTATAAGTAGTACCACTTAGATGAAAATACATAGACCATATATATAGCTATTACTACTGTATAATCTGTGCCCTGAGAGGCTGAGATGTTAAAGAAAGGGAACCTCTTCAGCTAGATATTATTAGTTAGGGAGACGATGCAGATTAGTTTTCCAATTAAACTAGCTAGTTATTATTCTTTATCCTGTTTAGTACATATATgaccatttttcttttaaattagatCCTAGGTTACGAAAAGTTGTTTCTTCTAGTCTACCTATTAGTTTGCTGTGTGCTTGGGACCATTCCTCAGGTGATTAATTGGCTTGGGATATATAACTTATACTCCAATATTACAATATCAACTATCCATAATTTTCTTTAGGGAAATAGTCAACTATCCATAATTTAACTCTCTTTTATCTACATTCTACACATATCTAATTAAAatctatatatacatatatgctTAGTTCTATTTGCCATAAAAgattatcattttgttttaacaatttCATCCCTCTTTTCTAAAAACAAGTGGTGTAGACCACTTAAAGTTTACTTTCATGCAAATCAGTGGCAAGACACTGAAATCATAAACTACTCGAGCATACGTGGGTGATTATTACGATGATACTGGGTGTATAGAGTATTACTCCAATATCAACAAGGAGCTTCCTTCTATGAAACTAACTTTTGGCtagaaaaaactaacaaaaagatAGTGCATGGgagtatatattaatttttcctGTGAagtaattaattagtaattattatatatctttaattaaGTTTCTCCTTTTGAACAATTGTGGTACACACCTAACTACTAATACCCCAATTCCCGTGCACCACCAAACACAACACTCTAATAAAAGGTTCTTAGGATCCTATGTGGAagctccatatatatatatatatattgtctttGTTGGATGGACAAACACCATGATTCTAATTAATCATGTTGCCATGACACAGAATATGAGTATGAAATTAAAACGGAAATGGAAGACGATCGATTTCCGAGAAACATACTTCTCACCTGATGCATacgcatttattttttaataggaTTTTATGAGGAGAGCAAGAAACATTATATATACTTACCCATCACTAGATAGATAAACCTGCTTTAGTTCTGCTGTATCTTTCATCTTTCTAACCCCCACTAGGTTTCTATTTTAATGTACTTTGGTACTTTTGATGAGAACGTAGTTCCATTTCCTTTTCGGACACTCCTATGTAATCCCCTATGTTCATTTTCTTCATCTCTCTTTAATTACATGCTAATAAAGGAGACAACAATTGGGATTAGGAAGGTGCATGATATGACAAAGAGAGAGAGCAACGATGGAAAATCATATCCCTAGCTATAACTAATTCACACAAGCACATACACATACACATAACAAAtagattataattattaatttatagtattaatataaaagGGTAAAGAGATGGTTAAAACTTGAAAGTACCTCTGATTCGCTTTCCAGTCTGAGTTTGCTAACCAGATACTTCAATAGCAACCGAACTGTCATCCTTCCATCCCTGAAAGTTTTAAGTCAAAAAGAAATGATGAGTTTTTGCAGCTCCAAATACGATCAAATCATGATCAAAACGACATTGATAACACACTGACAAGAAAAGCCTCAAGCTAGCACTTCAAGGGAGAGagaataagaaacaaataaacaaagaaagaaaaaacaaacaaatactcACTTAATTCTAAGGTAGTTCTTAGGTATTTGTGACAAGAATGGTTCTCTCGCTCTGCATTGTACAAATGAAAACCAAGTGAGTTTTATCAGaaaaaaaagcaattaaacTGCGCTAGCCTAGCCTATAGCTAGCTAGACGCATGCatgtacacatatatatataagaaaaattagtGTACTAGaaattataacaaatattaatttgcattttttaatttattgttagcTAGCTTACTGATTTGGAGAGACTAGTAACATAAACCATATTCCAGAATGAGGTCTTCTAGGAGGATCAACAACCCGAACGGTGACATTATCGGAGCTTGGTCCAGCCCCAGCTGCTGCCACGTCATATTGATCAAACCCGGAAGAGGAAGTAGAAGAAGGGAAGTGATGAAAGGGTACTGTGGGAAAGTAAGATCCTAAGGGATGAGGCCTCAAAGAAGAGTAACAAGTTtgtgaagaggaagaagaagaaggaataggaaGAGgagtgaaagaagaagaagagggcaTAATAGGCATTGAATGAGGAAGTAGTGGACCAAATGCCCGGTTCATCATCTCGTGATGACCAAAGGTTGATGATGTAATTGGACCACTTGCCATAGACATCATCGACGACGAcatggaagaggaagaagaagaagaagaagaagaatacgAAGTCGTTGGGCGATGCTGCTCAAAAAGCAAACGAGATGAAGAAGAACCACCAAAACTAGACCCTCCTCCTCTCCCTGAAGCCACCCCCGGAAAAATCGCCGGTGATGGCTGCTGCTCTGAGCTCCGCCGTGAAGGAAGCAAGTCTAACTCAACAAGCCCTGAACCGGTTGTTGTTGGAACAGCGGTTCGATTATCACGCTCTTGCTTTGTGCTTGTCAAACCTATGCTTAATTGAAgccagttattgtttttgttgttgttgttgtgtgctccttcttcttcttcttcttcctttgaggTTGAACCACAACCTCCAACTTCATCTTCCTCGTTAGGGTTGTTGTGTCTCGATGATTCTTCAGCCTCGGCCATGATGTGCCTCCTCACCACTATATCAGCTCCTAACAAGCAATTGTAGCCTCCTTCAACTTGGTTCATCGCACTATTCGTTGTTGTGTTACCGTAAATAACATAATCACCACTCCTATTAATGTTGTTCTGTTGTTGCTTCCCGTTTTGAGAAGGAACCATGGTCATATTGGAGTTCTCACTCCACACCAGAAAACCATGAAAAAACCAAACccgatgaagatgatgatgatgatgatgatgttgttgttggacACGTGTCCGTTCTCAACACGagcaataagaaaaagaaaggaagaagaaggagaaaaagaagagaaggggtTCGGGATCTGGTGTTTATATAAAGGGTTAGGCATAGGAATTGCATAGTGGTTTGCCATCATCTATATCATGATCAATAAGGAAGAGACTTATTAATAGTAATAAGAAAGCCATCAACTATATATGCAAAATAATATTCTCAGAATAGCAGCTAGCTAGCTGCAGCAAGAACATCAAAGAGAActaaatatttctttctttcaaatctCACTTTCCATTAATTCTCTTTGTTTGGAAGCTTGTGGGATGGAACTGTTTGCAGAA contains:
- the LOC102664960 gene encoding protein LAX PANICLE 2, producing the protein MTMVPSQNGKQQQNNINRSGDYVIYGNTTTNSAMNQVEGGYNCLLGADIVVRRHIMAEAEESSRHNNPNEEDEVGGCGSTSKEEEEEEGAHNNNNKNNNWLQLSIGLTSTKQERDNRTAVPTTTGSGLVELDLLPSRRSSEQQPSPAIFPGVASGRGGGSSFGGSSSSRLLFEQHRPTTSYSSSSSSSSSSMSSSMMSMASGPITSSTFGHHEMMNRAFGPLLPHSMPIMPSSSSFTPLPIPSSSSSSQTCYSSLRPHPLGSYFPTVPFHHFPSSTSSSGFDQYDVAAAGAGPSSDNVTVRVVDPPRRPHSGIWFMLLVSPNQAREPFLSQIPKNYLRIKDGRMTVRLLLKYLVSKLRLESESEIEITCRGQQLLPFLTLQHVRDNIWSPRDTTRPLLSDSSTTTDHVMVLHYCRTTN